From the Verrucomicrobiota bacterium genome, one window contains:
- a CDS encoding sugar phosphate isomerase/epimerase yields the protein MRFGASTFIWVSPFSNQTLGLVKKVRELGFDIIEICVEDPVTIDVGRIQRALAENDLTATVCGAFGPGRDASSDEENVRANTAKYLETCIDIAKELGSPFVAGPMYSATGKTNLLSPPQRSKQWSLAVETLKPVAEYAGERGVQLAIEPLNRFETDFINTVEQGLELIERIGASNVGLLLDTFHMNIEEKNLATAIRMAGSRVFHFHSCESDRGTPGTGHIEWPEVVLALTAINYQGPVVIEAFTAEITEIARAVSLWRPLAPDQDSLAREGLRFLQRIFNR from the coding sequence ATGCGCTTCGGTGCCAGTACATTTATCTGGGTTTCACCGTTCTCGAACCAGACGCTTGGACTTGTCAAAAAGGTTCGCGAACTGGGCTTCGACATCATCGAGATCTGCGTTGAAGACCCCGTTACGATTGATGTTGGTCGGATTCAAAGGGCATTGGCGGAGAATGACCTTACCGCGACGGTTTGTGGTGCTTTCGGCCCGGGCCGGGATGCCAGTTCAGACGAGGAAAACGTCCGCGCTAACACCGCGAAATACCTCGAGACGTGCATAGATATCGCGAAGGAACTCGGTTCACCGTTCGTGGCGGGCCCAATGTATTCCGCGACCGGAAAGACGAACCTCCTGTCGCCCCCGCAGCGGTCAAAGCAGTGGAGTCTTGCGGTGGAAACGTTGAAGCCGGTGGCCGAATATGCCGGAGAGCGAGGCGTCCAGCTTGCCATTGAACCGTTAAACCGTTTCGAGACCGACTTCATCAACACCGTAGAGCAGGGCCTCGAACTCATCGAGCGAATCGGCGCGTCCAATGTCGGCTTGCTGCTGGATACCTTCCACATGAATATCGAGGAGAAAAACCTCGCTACCGCGATCCGCATGGCCGGTTCCAGGGTGTTTCACTTTCATTCCTGTGAAAGCGACCGTGGCACGCCGGGCACCGGGCACATCGAATGGCCGGAAGTTGTGTTGGCGCTAACTGCAATCAACTACCAAGGCCCGGTAGTGATCGAGGCATTCACCGCGGAAATCACTGAGATCGCCCGCGCGGTCTCGCTCTGGCGGCCGCTCGCGCCGGATCAGGATTCACTGGCTCGCGAAGGACTACGCTTCCTGCAACGGATTTTCAACCGTTAA
- a CDS encoding extracellular solute-binding protein translates to MRRRDFLKLAAATSGAAVFGGVLAPRTAQAASKPQMLNLLYATAEADSEAVKLVLPDFASKFGIKLNLETYPYAALQQKVFAELAASSPHYDIMIIDTPWMPALTRKLEPLTSYLKDPKYNDVTDPNLTDFIPAAFYDSAVYQTAKSFMHFPGSPTEVDAAQIAKQGFEIFGLPIQSNVLTLAYRKDLFDNPQEQQAFQSRYGKQLKVPETWDDFVPMAEFFTRPDKRLYGTTLMPGTGDWATDDFKTLLACWGGDGHLVSDDFRFSFDSPAGIEALTFYADLIQKRKVTPPGVTSFSWDDVSATFNSGLTAMAMNYHDMKLNPDVKGEVAYAMVPKKVSYGPHFGTWILSINKFAKNKEWAYRAITWLTSSDTQVKMLQKQLHPTRVSVYRQAVSDPALQKDFANFYEVLGKSLGVGVGRARLSNYSDVSKAIAVAVNNAATGSQTPQAALDAAASQIKGMIKQAGYPIANG, encoded by the coding sequence ATGAGAAGGCGAGATTTTTTAAAGTTAGCCGCCGCAACTTCCGGTGCGGCGGTTTTCGGCGGCGTGCTCGCGCCGCGCACGGCGCAGGCCGCGTCAAAACCACAGATGCTCAACCTGTTGTACGCGACGGCCGAAGCCGATTCCGAAGCGGTAAAACTCGTGTTGCCCGACTTTGCTTCCAAGTTCGGCATCAAGCTGAACCTCGAAACCTACCCTTACGCCGCGCTGCAGCAGAAAGTGTTTGCGGAACTGGCGGCCTCGAGCCCCCACTACGATATCATGATTATCGATACGCCGTGGATGCCGGCCCTGACCCGCAAGCTCGAGCCCCTGACTTCCTACCTGAAAGACCCGAAATACAATGACGTAACCGATCCTAACCTGACCGATTTCATCCCGGCCGCCTTTTATGATTCGGCGGTTTACCAGACGGCCAAGTCGTTCATGCATTTTCCAGGCTCGCCAACCGAGGTCGACGCCGCCCAGATCGCCAAGCAGGGGTTCGAAATCTTCGGCTTGCCGATCCAATCGAACGTGCTCACGCTCGCCTATCGAAAGGACCTCTTCGATAACCCGCAAGAGCAACAAGCCTTTCAAAGCCGGTATGGCAAGCAACTCAAGGTGCCGGAAACCTGGGATGATTTTGTGCCGATGGCCGAATTTTTCACCCGGCCCGACAAACGGCTTTACGGGACCACGCTCATGCCCGGCACCGGCGATTGGGCGACCGACGATTTCAAGACGTTGCTCGCCTGCTGGGGAGGCGACGGCCACCTCGTCTCCGACGATTTCCGGTTCTCTTTTGACTCTCCGGCCGGCATTGAGGCGCTTACCTTCTATGCCGATCTAATTCAGAAGCGGAAGGTGACCCCGCCGGGCGTGACGTCGTTTTCCTGGGATGACGTGAGCGCCACGTTCAACTCAGGGCTGACGGCGATGGCGATGAACTACCATGACATGAAGCTCAACCCGGATGTGAAAGGGGAAGTGGCCTACGCCATGGTCCCGAAGAAGGTATCCTATGGGCCTCACTTCGGAACCTGGATCCTGAGCATCAACAAATTCGCCAAAAACAAGGAATGGGCGTACCGGGCGATAACGTGGCTGACGTCGAGTGATACGCAGGTAAAGATGCTGCAGAAGCAGCTGCACCCCACCCGCGTCTCGGTGTATAGACAAGCCGTGTCGGATCCTGCGCTTCAGAAAGACTTCGCCAACTTCTACGAAGTTCTCGGCAAGTCGCTGGGGGTCGGGGTGGGACGGGCGCGCCTGAGCAACTACAGCGACGTCAGTAAGGCGATTGCGGTGGCGGTCAACAATGCCGCGACCGGCAGCCAGACGCCCCAGGCGGCGCTGGATGCGGCCGCCTCCCAGATCAAAGGGATGATCAAGCAGGCAGGGTATCCGATCGCCAATGGCTAA
- a CDS encoding ISAzo13 family transposase: MIAEADIRARYETLRPRLDERARRLLAAAESQAIGPGGICAVARATGVSRRVIRHGLAELQEPAALSPGRIRRAGGGRKKAVDRDPTFKSDLEKLLESTTRADPEAPLRWTCKSLRKLTEELQRLHHRVSHQVVGDLLHELGYSLQANRKTKGGANHPDRNAQFEHLNAKVKWCLSRREPAISVDTKKKELVGDFKNGGRELRPKGDPEKVRVHDFIDQELGRATPYGIYDIGRNSGWVSVGVDHDTAEFAVESIRRWWRSMGQQTYPHAKRLLITADSGGSNGSRLRLWKWELQKLADETGLRIAVCHFPPGTSKWNKIEHRLFAFITQNWRGKPLISLQAIVSLIAATTTATGLRVHSELDTASYESGIKVSDQEIAQVKLRRDKFHGDWNYEIQPRKPNH; encoded by the coding sequence ATGATTGCTGAGGCCGACATCAGAGCGCGCTACGAGACCTTACGGCCCCGGTTGGATGAGCGGGCGCGTCGGCTGTTGGCCGCCGCAGAGAGTCAGGCGATTGGACCAGGAGGCATCTGCGCTGTCGCCAGGGCCACCGGGGTTTCACGGCGCGTGATCCGCCACGGCTTGGCGGAACTGCAAGAGCCAGCGGCGTTGAGCCCGGGGCGCATTCGGCGGGCCGGCGGCGGCCGAAAAAAAGCGGTCGATCGGGACCCTACCTTCAAGTCGGATCTGGAGAAACTGCTGGAATCCACCACGCGCGCAGACCCCGAGGCGCCCTTGCGCTGGACCTGTAAGAGCCTGCGGAAGCTGACGGAGGAACTGCAGCGCCTCCACCACCGCGTCAGCCATCAAGTGGTGGGCGACTTGCTTCACGAGCTGGGCTACAGTTTGCAAGCTAACCGCAAGACCAAAGGGGGGGCCAACCATCCGGACCGCAATGCCCAGTTTGAGCATCTCAATGCTAAGGTGAAGTGGTGCTTAAGCCGCAGAGAGCCCGCCATCTCGGTCGACACCAAAAAGAAGGAATTGGTGGGCGATTTCAAGAATGGCGGCCGGGAACTGCGCCCCAAAGGCGATCCGGAAAAAGTGCGGGTGCATGATTTCATCGACCAGGAATTGGGGCGCGCCACCCCGTACGGCATTTACGATATCGGTCGCAACTCAGGATGGGTCAGTGTGGGGGTGGACCATGACACCGCCGAATTCGCGGTTGAAAGCATTCGCCGGTGGTGGCGGTCCATGGGCCAGCAAACCTATCCGCATGCCAAGCGCCTGCTGATCACGGCGGATTCCGGGGGCAGTAACGGCTCACGGCTGCGGTTATGGAAATGGGAGCTACAAAAACTCGCCGATGAAACGGGCTTGCGCATTGCCGTGTGCCACTTCCCGCCCGGCACCAGCAAGTGGAACAAGATCGAGCATCGGTTGTTCGCTTTCATCACCCAGAATTGGCGTGGCAAGCCTCTGATCAGTTTGCAGGCCATCGTGAGTCTCATTGCCGCTACCACCACCGCCACAGGCCTCCGGGTGCATTCGGAGTTGGACACCGCCTCCTATGAATCGGGGATCAAAGTTTCGGACCAGGAGATCGCCCAGGTCAAGCTGCGGCGTGACAAATTCCACGGCGACTGGAACTACGAAATCCAGCCTCGCAAGCCGAACCACTGA
- a CDS encoding carbohydrate ABC transporter permease, whose product MADVSRVPLNIAGRLVVWVSMIGALIPLLFMVLTSIKPSGDAQTIPPKWVFRPTLEHYAAVFGGETSSSQAFLPLLVHSALVAAASTALSILVGVPAAYALARVRFTGRKFLSTWILSTIMFPPIVAAIPVFVLAGQLQLIDTYPILIIPYTAFNLPMVVWLLRSVIAQIPADIEEAARVDGCSRIGVIARMTLPLAVPGIVAAAVLSMILCWNEFLFALTLTRADVKTAPVGVNEFTGMFGTQWGNLTAASTAIVAPILVMTFLLRRRLISGLTMGAVK is encoded by the coding sequence ATGGCAGATGTCAGCAGAGTACCCCTGAATATTGCCGGCCGCCTGGTCGTGTGGGTGTCGATGATCGGTGCGCTGATCCCCCTGCTTTTCATGGTGCTCACCTCTATCAAACCCAGCGGCGATGCGCAGACCATCCCGCCCAAATGGGTGTTCCGGCCGACGCTGGAACATTACGCGGCGGTATTTGGAGGCGAAACATCTTCGTCCCAGGCCTTCCTGCCGCTTTTGGTGCATAGCGCCCTGGTGGCCGCGGCTTCGACCGCCCTCAGTATCCTGGTCGGCGTTCCGGCGGCTTACGCCCTCGCACGGGTACGCTTTACCGGCCGGAAATTTTTATCAACGTGGATCTTGTCGACGATTATGTTTCCTCCCATCGTAGCGGCCATCCCCGTATTCGTGCTCGCAGGCCAGTTACAATTGATCGACACCTACCCGATCCTGATTATCCCTTACACGGCATTCAACCTGCCGATGGTGGTGTGGCTGCTGCGCAGCGTCATCGCCCAGATCCCCGCCGACATCGAGGAGGCTGCACGCGTGGATGGTTGTTCACGAATCGGTGTCATCGCCCGGATGACCTTGCCCCTGGCCGTGCCGGGCATCGTTGCCGCGGCCGTGCTGAGCATGATCCTGTGCTGGAACGAATTTCTCTTCGCGTTGACCCTGACGCGCGCCGACGTGAAAACGGCCCCGGTCGGTGTCAACGAGTTTACCGGGATGTTCGGCACGCAATGGGGTAACCTGACGGCGGCGTCAACCGCCATTGTCGCTCCCATCCTGGTGATGACGTTTCTACTGCGACGACGGCTGATTTCGGGCCTCACCATGGGGGCAGTCAAGTGA
- a CDS encoding sugar ABC transporter permease, which translates to MAKAAITRPTPTAEWAPSPQEAKKSIRSDMALGWSLVAPALVILLLMTIAPALYLLQASFFNFTLLNPDLKRFVGLDNYVQVFTDPTVRNGFFVTLLFVAVSVTIELLLGLGLACALAPRSLGNNLASTVLLLPFAVTPVVSALIWRELLNPNYGWVDYYLQRAGLIHRPIEWLSSAPTAWVAMVSLDVWQWTPFVALILMAGLQGLPQESKEAAAVDGATVWQTFWHVTLPQLRPFIAIAVLLRVVEAFKTFGTVQILTGGGPGRSTELINLTLYRVGLQDFQIGAAAAVGIVFLILLSFIVSQLLQVLGRNTELLH; encoded by the coding sequence ATGGCTAAAGCCGCCATCACCCGACCGACGCCTACGGCCGAATGGGCGCCTTCGCCGCAAGAAGCGAAGAAGTCCATTCGTTCCGATATGGCATTAGGCTGGTCGCTCGTGGCCCCTGCCCTGGTGATCCTGCTGCTGATGACGATCGCCCCGGCGCTCTATCTGCTGCAGGCCAGTTTCTTCAACTTTACGCTGCTCAACCCTGACCTGAAGCGGTTTGTCGGGCTGGATAACTACGTGCAGGTGTTCACCGATCCGACCGTCCGGAACGGATTCTTCGTTACCCTGCTGTTCGTGGCGGTGTCGGTTACGATCGAACTTCTGTTGGGGTTGGGGCTGGCGTGCGCCCTCGCCCCGCGAAGTTTAGGCAACAACCTGGCCTCAACGGTCCTGTTGCTGCCTTTCGCAGTGACGCCGGTGGTGTCTGCGCTGATCTGGCGCGAACTGCTCAATCCTAACTACGGCTGGGTCGATTACTACCTGCAGCGGGCGGGCCTGATCCACCGGCCGATCGAGTGGTTGAGCTCGGCGCCGACCGCTTGGGTGGCTATGGTGAGCCTGGACGTGTGGCAATGGACGCCCTTTGTGGCCCTGATCCTGATGGCCGGGCTGCAGGGGTTGCCCCAGGAATCCAAGGAGGCCGCGGCCGTCGACGGCGCCACGGTCTGGCAAACCTTCTGGCACGTGACCCTGCCGCAGCTGCGGCCGTTCATCGCCATCGCCGTGTTGCTGCGGGTGGTTGAAGCTTTTAAAACGTTCGGCACCGTCCAGATCCTGACGGGCGGCGGCCCCGGACGCTCGACCGAACTGATCAACCTGACGCTCTACCGGGTTGGGCTGCAAGATTTCCAGATCGGTGCCGCTGCCGCCGTCGGCATCGTATTCCTGATCTTGCTGTCATTCATCGTTTCGCAGTTGCTGCAGGTGCTGGGCCGCAACACCGAACTGTTACACTGA
- a CDS encoding sugar phosphate isomerase/epimerase, which translates to MKLAFNTWVYSSFPVWVPAYTLEETIKRIARIGYDGIEIGAAAPHAYPSQVTKERRKEIKRVLDDNGLALSSMLPAPGGGPGFNVASPLPEERREAIEQYKQVARLCSDLGGNTVLYVAGWQIFGTPRAQAWAWSAEALKEIARSAEGAGVVLAIEPTPTDSNLIESCDHAIELMEEVAEPNVKLMFDTQHAYYRNEVPTDYVYKMGKNLRHVHLSEFGRLAPGQGPGDFVGLVQALRDIAYDGYLAMEIGFNRRNVEPDLVARQAYEYMKPLLTAK; encoded by the coding sequence ATGAAATTAGCCTTTAACACCTGGGTGTACTCCAGCTTTCCGGTTTGGGTTCCTGCCTATACCCTCGAAGAAACCATCAAACGGATCGCTCGAATCGGCTACGACGGCATTGAAATCGGGGCGGCCGCACCGCATGCCTACCCTAGTCAGGTCACCAAGGAGCGGCGCAAGGAGATCAAACGCGTGTTGGACGACAATGGGCTGGCGCTCTCCAGCATGCTGCCGGCGCCCGGCGGCGGTCCCGGCTTTAACGTCGCTTCGCCCCTTCCGGAAGAGCGCCGGGAAGCCATTGAACAGTACAAACAAGTTGCCCGGCTCTGCTCCGACCTCGGGGGTAACACCGTGCTTTACGTCGCCGGATGGCAGATTTTCGGCACGCCGCGCGCCCAGGCCTGGGCCTGGAGTGCCGAAGCCCTCAAGGAGATCGCCAGGTCCGCCGAAGGCGCCGGGGTGGTGCTGGCCATCGAGCCGACGCCCACCGACAGCAACCTGATCGAGAGCTGCGACCACGCCATCGAGTTGATGGAGGAAGTGGCCGAACCGAACGTCAAGCTGATGTTCGACACCCAGCATGCGTATTATCGCAACGAGGTGCCGACCGATTACGTCTATAAGATGGGGAAGAATTTGCGCCACGTTCACCTCTCCGAGTTTGGCCGGTTGGCCCCCGGTCAGGGTCCGGGTGATTTTGTTGGTTTGGTGCAAGCGCTGCGTGACATCGCTTATGACGGCTACCTGGCGATGGAGATCGGATTCAACCGGCGAAACGTCGAGCCGGACCTGGTGGCACGGCAGGCGTACGAATACATGAAGCCGCTGCTGACGGCTAAGTAG
- a CDS encoding LacI family DNA-binding transcriptional regulator — MQGAAATLDDVARRAGTSVATAGRALGGYGKVAAATRERVLKAARQLHYRPNALARSMKQRSSLTIGVIVGNVCNPFFSVVLRAIEDTVGAHGYQVIMCNTDESIEKELAHARALLEHRVAGIILSPTAGENGEASRAAKEIHTSRIPLVFIDRAVKGMKVPTVVSDNQSAAHEATAHLVEAGHRRIGIIVGRRTLDTMSERIEGYRRALAQHRIEFDDSLVVDAVHVGVEGGYRATKQLLDFHRPPTALLVANSLLILGALSAIAEKGLAIPDNVAVIGWDDFYAAPHLKTPLTMVDQPAHAMASIAAEQLMKMLADKPVDPSLYVILKSNFIVRDSAGTPSNRRPLVGCRKTSSDA, encoded by the coding sequence ATGCAGGGCGCAGCAGCTACGCTGGACGACGTCGCCAGGCGTGCCGGCACGTCGGTCGCAACTGCAGGACGTGCCCTGGGCGGATACGGGAAAGTGGCGGCGGCCACCCGCGAACGCGTTCTGAAGGCGGCACGGCAGCTCCATTACCGTCCCAATGCCCTGGCCCGCAGCATGAAGCAGCGCTCGAGCCTTACCATCGGGGTGATCGTCGGAAACGTCTGCAACCCTTTCTTCAGCGTCGTCCTTCGCGCGATCGAAGACACGGTAGGTGCACACGGTTACCAAGTGATCATGTGCAACACCGACGAAAGCATCGAAAAGGAGTTGGCCCATGCCAGGGCGCTCCTCGAGCACCGGGTGGCCGGCATCATCCTTTCGCCCACCGCGGGCGAAAATGGAGAAGCCTCCCGGGCGGCCAAGGAAATCCACACGAGCAGGATTCCCCTGGTCTTCATCGATCGGGCGGTGAAAGGGATGAAAGTTCCGACCGTGGTGAGTGACAATCAGTCGGCCGCGCACGAGGCCACCGCGCATCTGGTTGAGGCAGGCCACCGGCGTATCGGCATAATCGTGGGACGGAGGACGCTGGACACCATGTCGGAAAGGATTGAAGGCTATCGCCGGGCACTCGCCCAGCACCGGATTGAATTCGACGATTCGCTGGTCGTCGATGCCGTCCACGTCGGAGTCGAAGGCGGTTATCGCGCCACAAAGCAGTTGCTCGATTTTCACCGTCCCCCGACGGCGTTGCTTGTGGCAAACAGCCTTTTAATTTTAGGGGCACTGAGCGCCATAGCGGAAAAAGGGCTTGCCATTCCGGATAACGTGGCCGTGATCGGTTGGGACGATTTTTACGCTGCCCCGCACCTGAAAACACCGCTTACGATGGTGGATCAACCAGCGCATGCGATGGCCTCGATCGCCGCGGAGCAGCTCATGAAAATGCTGGCTGACAAACCGGTCGATCCTTCTCTCTACGTCATTTTAAAATCCAATTTCATCGTCCGGGACTCAGCCGGAACGCCCTCCAATCGACGACCGCTTGTCGGTTGCCGAAAAACTTCGAGCGATGCGTAA
- a CDS encoding zinc-binding dehydrogenase yields MKAVLFPGNKKVEVVDRPDPVPGPGEALVRMRASALCRSDMSLYYGKPVLASEAAKTGTIIPGHEPAGDVVEVGTGVTNVKPGDRVAVYLAIGCGHCRWCHGGFRMLCPEFKCLGFDVDGGDADYLVAPAINCLKLPDQLSFEAGAVMTDMIGTQYSAQKRLGVSGATTLAVFGIGPMGAAGVLIGKARGARIIAVDVLEDRLTMAKELGADEIVNSGSEDATARLRELTDGAGVDAAIDCSGNGKAQNSALDSARRFGSVALVGESSSTTINPSDQFIRKQLQVIGAWYFPLSEFEEIARFIVDRRIPVEKMITHRFSLDRAPEAFRMFDERKTEKAIFVWD; encoded by the coding sequence ATGAAAGCGGTTCTATTCCCTGGAAACAAAAAGGTAGAGGTGGTCGATCGCCCGGATCCGGTACCCGGACCCGGCGAGGCGCTGGTTAGAATGCGGGCTTCGGCCCTGTGTCGAAGCGACATGAGCCTTTATTACGGCAAGCCCGTGCTGGCCAGTGAGGCAGCCAAGACAGGCACGATCATTCCCGGACATGAACCGGCGGGTGACGTCGTGGAAGTCGGGACCGGCGTGACCAACGTTAAACCGGGCGACCGGGTGGCAGTTTACCTCGCCATCGGCTGCGGGCATTGCCGGTGGTGCCATGGCGGCTTCCGGATGCTGTGCCCCGAGTTCAAATGCCTCGGCTTCGACGTGGACGGCGGTGATGCCGACTACCTGGTGGCGCCTGCGATTAACTGCCTCAAGCTGCCGGATCAACTCTCGTTCGAGGCGGGCGCAGTCATGACCGACATGATTGGAACGCAATACTCCGCCCAAAAAAGGTTGGGCGTATCGGGCGCCACTACCCTGGCCGTCTTCGGCATCGGTCCGATGGGGGCGGCCGGCGTCCTTATAGGGAAAGCCAGGGGCGCACGCATCATCGCCGTCGACGTGCTCGAGGACCGGCTGACGATGGCAAAGGAACTCGGGGCGGACGAAATCGTGAACAGCGGGAGCGAAGATGCCACCGCGCGGTTGCGCGAACTCACGGACGGCGCAGGTGTGGACGCGGCGATCGACTGTTCGGGGAACGGCAAAGCCCAGAACTCTGCCCTCGACTCCGCACGCCGGTTCGGATCGGTGGCTCTCGTTGGGGAATCGTCTTCGACGACGATAAACCCGAGCGACCAGTTTATCAGAAAACAGCTTCAGGTCATCGGGGCGTGGTATTTCCCTCTGAGTGAATTTGAGGAGATAGCCCGGTTCATCGTCGATCGACGGATTCCGGTGGAGAAGATGATTACCCACCGTTTCTCTCTGGACCGGGCCCCGGAGGCATTCCGAATGTTTGACGAACGGAAGACCGAAAAAGCGATTTTCGTCTGGGATTAG